The genome window ATCCCACGGGGTCGCGTGGTCGCGCCGGTTCTGCAGGATCAACGTCGTGCGCGCGCCGCCGCCGCGGGCCGTGATCGGTTTCTCGATCGGCTGGGGCCAGAACGCGCACGGCCAGATGTTCGACGGCATGCCCGCGGTCAGGGGCCAGGTCTTCCGGTCGGCCGCGGTGCGGCGGGCGTAGCCGGCGACGTCGGGGGACCACTGCGCGTCGCCGCAGGTGAGGGCCAGGAACATGGTCGCCTGGTTGTCCGCGGGCACGCCCGGGGCGGGTGGGGTTTCGGCGAACACCTGCTGGAGCACCTGGCCGTCGGCCTCGGTGACGTGGCCGTCGGCCAGGTCCGCGGCGGCCTTCCAGACCTGGGCCAGCACCGGCAGCGTGTCGTTGTGGATCAGCAGCGCGTAGGTGATGCCGCGCAGCAGTGCGCCGTTCACCGCCTGCGGGGTGCCGGGGACCGGCGCCGGGGTGCGGTCGAGGCGGTCGGCCAGCGCGAGGTAGGTCCGCGTGACCTCGGCCGGGGTGGCACCGAGCCCGAGGACGCCGTTCTGGGCGGCGGCGACGGCGGCCGCGTCGGGGAAGCGTTCGGCCATTCCCTTGCCCCAGCTCTCCGCTTCGCCGGCCCAGACGTGCGCGGGATCGACGTTGCCTTCCAGGACCACGCGATCGGTGCGGTCCGGGAACAGCGAGCGGTAGACGGTCCCGACGTAGGTGCCGTAGGACTGGCCCCAGTACGAGATCTTGGCTTCCCCGAGCGCTTCCCGGACGCGGTCGAGGTCGCGCGCGGTGTTGGCGGTGGTGAAGTACCGCAGGTCGGGTCGGGCAGCGCACTTGGCGGCCGTCGCGCGGGCCGCCTGGACGTTCGCGTCGATCGAGCCGTCGGCGGCGGGGTAGGGGAACAGCGCCGCCACGCTGGGGTTGTCGAGTCCGCAGCTCTGCGGGGTGCTGGTCCCGACGCCGCGCGGGTCGAAGCCGATCAGGTCGTAGCCGTCCAGGACGGACTTCGGCAGCGTCGGCGCCATCGCGCCGGGCGTGTCGAGGCCGGGCAGCGCCGGGCCGCCGGGGTTCAGCAGCAGGACGCCGTGGCGCTTCGCGGGATCGGTGGCGCCCAGCCGGGAGACCGCGACGTCGATCGACGGGCCGTCCGGGTGGCCGTAGTCGAGCGGGACCTTCAGTTTTGCGCAGGTGAGCCGGGGATCCCGGGTCGTGCCGGGCGCCGCCGCCGGGCACGGTCCCCACGCGAGCGCCGCGGCCGCCGGAGCGTCTTCGTCGTCCGCGCTGTCGCAAGCGGCCACGGTCAGCGTGATGACCGCCAGCGCCGCGGCGACCCTCGTGCCGCGTGTCTTCCTCATGGTGCCCGCCCTCCGGTTTTCCGCGGCGGCGCACCCTTCCGGTCCGCCGCCCGCGTTGACGGCGACGAAATTAGCGAGCAGCGGCCCGGGAAAACGTCACCCCGGAGCGAGCAGGTCCGGTAGCTCGCCCGGGGGACAACGGCGGCTCAGTTGAGCTTGCGGGTGTCGGCGGGCAGCCCGCCGCCGGCGTAGACGTCCTCGGCCAGCTTCGCGAGCGCGGTGAGCGCGACGTTCTGGCTCCACGGCCCGTAGGACACCCGGGAGACGCCGAGTTCCTGCGCGCGGGCCAGGGGGATCGAGCCCGGGATGCCGATGAGGTTGACCTTGCGCTCGCCGAGTTCGCCGACGAGCCGCGCCACCTGGTCCTCGTCGAGCTTGCCGGGCACGAAGAAGTTGGACGCGCCCGCGTCGAGGTAGGCGCGGCCGCGGGTGATCGCCTCGGCCAGCGCGGTCTCCGGGTCGGTCTTGAGGAAGGCGTCGGTGCGGGCGTTGAGCACGAAGTCGATGCCCGCCGCCTCTGCGGCCGCGACGGCGGCTTCGACGGCCTTCACGGCTTCCGCGAGCGGTTTCATCTGGTCTTCGAGGTTGGCGCCGACCGCGCCGGCCTCGATCGCCTTGGCCACGGTGCCGCCGGGGTCGCCGTAGCCCGCTTCGAGGTCGGCGGTGACCGGGAGGTCGCCCGCCGTCCGCACGATCAGGGCGATCTCGGAGATCATTTCGTCCCGCGGGATCTTCTCGCCGTCCGGGTACCCGCGCGAGGCGGCGATGCCGTGGCTGGGGGTCGCGAGGGCCTGGGTGCCGGGCGTCTCGGCGACGACCTTGGCGGTGATCGCGTCCCAGACGTTGACGACGAGGAGCAGTTCGGGTGCGGCGTGCAGCGCTTGGAGACGGGTGGCCTTCTCGGCGATCGAGGTCATGCCACCCAATCTAGGCGGGCGGCGGTTGCCCCGCCTGAGCAGGCCGAGCTCGGCCGATGACCGGACGCGGGCGTTTCATCGGAATTTCATGATCGGGCCCTAGTGTCCCCGGTCCGGGTGTGCGGGCGGGTTCGACAAGTCGACATCGGGCGTGGGGAACGAGGGGATGGCGCGATGGAGCAGGGGAGCGGGCTCAGGCTCGTCGAGGGGGCGGTGCCGGACACGGCGGTCAGCGAGGTCCTGCTCATGAGTGCCGGCACCGGTGCGGCTTCCGTGGGCGAGTTCCGCCGGATCGCCCACGCGAACCTGCGTGCGGGGGTGCCCTGCCGGGCGCTGTTCCCCGACTCGGCGCGGCTGTCGGGCACCGCGCGGGCGCTGGCACTCGCCGGCGCGCGGGTGCGCACCGACACGGAGGTGCCGATGGAGGCGTTGGTGCTCGACCGCGAGTCCGTCGTGCTGCCCGCCGAGCGGTCAGGCCGGGGATGTCACTGTGTTGCGGCCTTCCGGCTGGCCGGGATGGTCACCGCGACGGCCGGGCTGTTCGAACGGGCGTGGCGGACCGCGGTGCCGCTCGGGCCGTCGGAGGCCACCGAGGACGAGATGCTCACCGCGCGCGAACGCGACCTGCTCATGCTGCTCTGCTCCGGCAGCACCGACGAATCGGCCGCGGCGCAGCTGGGCATTTCGGTCCGCACGGTCGGGCGGATGGTCGCCGACATCATGAACCGGCTCGGTGCGCGCAGCCGGTTCCAGGCCGGGGCCAAGGCCGTCGACCGCGGGTGGGTGCCGGCCGGGTACCGCATGACCGGGTGAACCGGTTTCATCGGAATTTCATGATCGCTCGGCAGCATTCCCCGTGTCGCGGTCATTCGGGCCGCGACAACGCAAGGGGGTTGGAATGAAGAAGGTTTCGCTTTTCCTGACGGGCGTTCTCGCTTCGGCGGGGCTGGGCCTGCTTTCCCCGACGGCGCAGGCCGCGTCGTGCGACGGGACTTACACGATCGTGGTCGGCGGAACGGGGGACAACGATTCCAACGCCCCTTATTGGCAGGGCAACATCAGCCAGCGCGTCGGTTACCCGGCCCAGCCGATCGGCTACAACGCCCGCCAGGGCGTCAACGAGCTGAACCGGCTGATCCGCGACCAGCGCAACGCCTGCGGTGGCCAGCACGTCAAGGCGGTCGGGTTCTCGCTCGGCGCCGCGGTCGTGCACACCTGGGTCACCGAGAAC of Amycolatopsis solani contains these proteins:
- a CDS encoding helix-turn-helix transcriptional regulator, whose protein sequence is MEQGSGLRLVEGAVPDTAVSEVLLMSAGTGAASVGEFRRIAHANLRAGVPCRALFPDSARLSGTARALALAGARVRTDTEVPMEALVLDRESVVLPAERSGRGCHCVAAFRLAGMVTATAGLFERAWRTAVPLGPSEATEDEMLTARERDLLMLLCSGSTDESAAAQLGISVRTVGRMVADIMNRLGARSRFQAGAKAVDRGWVPAGYRMTG
- a CDS encoding isocitrate lyase/PEP mutase family protein: MTSIAEKATRLQALHAAPELLLVVNVWDAITAKVVAETPGTQALATPSHGIAASRGYPDGEKIPRDEMISEIALIVRTAGDLPVTADLEAGYGDPGGTVAKAIEAGAVGANLEDQMKPLAEAVKAVEAAVAAAEAAGIDFVLNARTDAFLKTDPETALAEAITRGRAYLDAGASNFFVPGKLDEDQVARLVGELGERKVNLIGIPGSIPLARAQELGVSRVSYGPWSQNVALTALAKLAEDVYAGGGLPADTRKLN
- a CDS encoding alpha/beta fold hydrolase, with protein sequence MRKTRGTRVAAALAVITLTVAACDSADDEDAPAAAALAWGPCPAAAPGTTRDPRLTCAKLKVPLDYGHPDGPSIDVAVSRLGATDPAKRHGVLLLNPGGPALPGLDTPGAMAPTLPKSVLDGYDLIGFDPRGVGTSTPQSCGLDNPSVAALFPYPAADGSIDANVQAARATAAKCAARPDLRYFTTANTARDLDRVREALGEAKISYWGQSYGTYVGTVYRSLFPDRTDRVVLEGNVDPAHVWAGEAESWGKGMAERFPDAAAVAAAQNGVLGLGATPAEVTRTYLALADRLDRTPAPVPGTPQAVNGALLRGITYALLIHNDTLPVLAQVWKAAADLADGHVTEADGQVLQQVFAETPPAPGVPADNQATMFLALTCGDAQWSPDVAGYARRTAADRKTWPLTAGMPSNIWPCAFWPQPIEKPITARGGGARTTLILQNRRDHATPWDSALGLRRALGDSAVLVGVDNGGHYVYHEGSACADSATVAFLDTGRLPEQDLDCTDVARH
- a CDS encoding cutinase family protein, coding for MKKVSLFLTGVLASAGLGLLSPTAQAASCDGTYTIVVGGTGDNDSNAPYWQGNISQRVGYPAQPIGYNARQGVNELNRLIRDQRNACGGQHVKAVGFSLGAAVVHTWVTENWPTIDNVNAVLIADPKRAPGPGNAGAAGHPLIAPVAGAPLAGVDDFFGNIPTLTLCTDDVICDIDAASGLPGYLWEGKHGNYNFNVDVYSDDAGGQWYNGVYYP